In Helianthus annuus cultivar XRQ/B chromosome 9, HanXRQr2.0-SUNRISE, whole genome shotgun sequence, the following are encoded in one genomic region:
- the LOC118481837 gene encoding uncharacterized protein LOC118481837 — protein MEGVKSFLKAAEANRVNRGSRMIYCPCQVCNNFMSFNDITDIEFHLVKNGFMPKYTCWSMHGESLLDHSTSSINSHINDNRENNDTDLDADNDHSNSNEPDSNLNEMLHDMETNISDDEQENLQHLFEEAEKPLYAGCKKFNKLDAVLKLFNVKSKNGWSDKSFTNLLVLLHDMLPEGNELPISTYQAKKLMCPMGLEVERIHACPNDCMLYRKEFEDLHECLICHASRYKRKKESDEDEYDNDVTKNGPPAKMLWYLPIIPRLKRLFSNEKEAKLLRWHSDERVIDGKQRHVADSPQWTNIDDMYPEFEKEIRNIRFGLSSDGINPFGNRSSCHSTWPVLLCIYNLPPWLCMKRKYIMMSLLIQGPTQPGNDIDVYLSPLIDDLKTLWSSGVDVYDAYMKERFQLRAMIFCTISDFPAYGNLSGYSTKGKKACPVCEEETSSIWLKNCKKTVYMGHRRFLPAGHIFRKKTTEFNGSTELGSVRKRFDAFSRVEKLTTVLGKRTRVNKRAIDKKAGKRAIIRKAGKRAIIRKADKRAIDTKAIWKKKSIFWDLPYWKHLDVRHCLDVMHIEKNVCDSLLGLLLDIHGKTKDGLNVRRDMEKMGIRKELAPVERDNRLYLPPACYTMSKAEKEKFCKCLHDIKVPSNYSANIKRLVSMKDRKLLGMKSHDCHVLMTHMIPIAIRGLLPDNIRHTITKLCLFFNNINSKVIDSETLDEWQKDIIVTLCELEMYFPPSFFDIMVHLICHIVQEIKACGPVFLRYMYPFERYMGVLKGYVRNTNRPEGSIVEGYTCEEVTEFCQGYLEGAESVGVPKSRHSGRLDGKGVVGMKTYKPNHDSLQLAHLVVLKHMTCLSPYVDEHLNTLRSTYPGKEQMWYVTKHNKEFSRWMKSKVMGADIDKTVKRLAQGPNFIVKSYQGYDINGYTFYTKDQDLKSTMQNSGVTIIASATEFDRVDHNIMRQIANNSYYGVIQEIWELDYYDFIIPVFKCKWVNNRTSVRVDKYGFTLVDLTSNGYASEPFVLARHVTQVFYVNDPSKPTHHIVLQGKRRILGVDNVVDEEEYDHFDDLPPFSVGIEPGNYDNINGTPYLRTDHTDGIYVD, from the exons ATGGAGGGTGTTAAAAGTTTTCTTAAGGCTGCCGAAGCTAATCGGGTGAATAGAGGAAGCAGGATGATTTATTGTCCTTGTCAAGTTTGTAATAATTTTATGAGCTTTAATGATATCACAGACATAGAGTTTCATTTGGTGAAAAATGGTTTTATGCCTAAATACACTTGTTGGTCAATGCATGGAGAGTCACTACTTGATCATAGCACGTCGTCGATCAACTCACACATTAATGATAACAGAGAGAACAACGATACAGACCTTGATGCCGATAATGACCATTCAAATTCAAATGAACCCGATAGCAATTTAAATGAAATGTTACATGATATGGAGACTAATATTAGTGATGATGAGCAAGAAAATTTACAACACCTATTTGAAGAAGCAGAAAAACCATTATATGCTGGTTGTAAAAAATTTAATAAGCTTGATGCTGTGTTGAAGTTGTTTAACGTAAAGTCGAAAAACGGATGGAGTGATAAAAGTTTCACAAATCTATTAGTGCTTTTGCATGACATGCTTCCGGAAGGCAATGAGTTACCAATTTCGACATACCAAGCCAAAAAATTGATGTGTCCAATGGGATTGGAGGTTGAAAGAATACATGCTTGTCCAAATGATTGTATGTTGTATAGAAAGGAGTTTGAGGATCTACATGAATGTCTTATCTGCCATGCATCAAGGTATAAACGTAAAAAAGAATCAGATGAAGATGAATATGACAATGATGTGACAAAAAATGGACCACCGGCTAAAATGTTGTGGTATCTCCCCATTATACCGAGACTCAAAAGATTATTTTCAAACGAAAAAGAAGCAAAATTATTACGTTGGCATTCAGATGAGCGTGTAATTGATGGAAAACAAAGACATGTGGCAGATTCCCCACAGTGGACGAACATTGATGACATGTATCCAGAATTTGAAAAAGAGATTAGAAATATACGGTTTGGGCTTAGTTCAGACGGGATCAATCCTTTTGGGAACAGGAGCAGTTGCCATAGTACGTGGCCGGTTCTTTTATGCATCTACAACCTTCCACCGTGGTTATGCATGAAACGTAAGTACATTATGATGTCATTGTTAATTCAGGGTCCAACACAACCCGGCAATGATATTGATGTGTATTTGTCTCCTTTGATTGACGACTTAAAAACTTTATGGAGTTCAGGTGTCGATGTGTATGATGCTTATATGAAAGAACGTTTTCAGTTGCGGGCCATGATTTTTTGCACTATAAGTGATTTTCCAGCATACGGTAATTTGTCAGGATACAGTACAAAGGGTAAGAAAGCTTGCCCTGTTTGTGAAGAGGAGACAAGTTCAATATGGTTAAAAAATTGCAAAAAAACGGTATACATGGGACATCGAAGATTCCTTCCGGCTGGTCACATTTTTCGGAAAAAAACGACTGAATTTAACGGAAGCACCGAGCTCGGATCGGTGAGGAAACGATTTGATGCATTTTCACGAGTCGAAAAATTAACTACTGTGTTGGGAAAAAGAACTCGTGTTAACAAAAGAGCCATTGATAAAAAAGCCGGTAAAAGAGCCATTATCAGAAAAGCCGGTAAAAGAGCCATTATCAGAAAAGCTGATAAAAGAGCAATTGATACAAAAGCGATCTGGAAAAAAAAGTCAATTTTTTGGGATTTACCTTACTGGAAGCATTTAGATGTTAGACATTGTCTAGATGTTATGCATATTGAAAAAAATGTATGTGATAGTTTGTTGGGCTTATTGTTAGACATTCATGGAAAAACTAAAGATGGGCTTAATGTTCGTAGAGACATGGAGAAAATGGGAATACGTAAGGAGCTTGCCCCCGTTGAAAGAGACAACCGTTTATATCTGCCACCTGCTTGTTATACTATGTCAAAGGCAGAAAAAGAAAAGTTTTGTAAATGTTTACATGATATCAAGGTTCCATCAAATTACTCGGCAAACATTAAAAGGTTGGTGTCGATGAAAGACCGTAAATTGCTTGGAATGAAGTCTCATGATTGTCATGTTTTGATGACACATATGATTCCCATCGCTATTCGTGGACTGTTACCAGATAACATCCGACATACAATCACaaagctttgtttgttttttaacaacATCAACTCAAAGGTTATTGATTCAGAAACTTTGGATGAATGGCAAAAGGACATTATCGTTACCCTTTGTGAACTAGAGATGTACTTTCCACCGTCATTTTTTGATATAATGGTTCACCTAATATGTCATATCGTACAAGAGATTAAGGCTTGTGGTCCTGTATTCCTACGGTACATGTACCCTTTTGAAAGATATATGGGTGTCTTAAAAGGTTATGTAAGAAACACAAATCGACCTGAGGGTAGTATTGTCGAAGGATATACTTGTGAAGAGGTGACTGAGTTCTGCCAAG gTTATTTGGAAGGTGCCGAAAGTGTTGGTGTCCCTAAAAGTCGTCATTCGGGTCGACTTGATGGTAAAGGAGTAGTTGGTATGAAAACATACAAGCCAAATCATGATAGTTTACAACTAGCACATTTAGTGGTCCTAAAACACATGACGTGTCTTTCTCCATATGTTGATGAACACTTGAACACATTACGGTCTACATACCCGGGTAAGGAACAAATGTGGTATGTAACGAAGCATAACAAAGAGTTTTCGAGGTGGATGAAAAGTAAGGTAATGGGAGCTGATATTGATAAAACGGTGAAAAGGTTAGCACAAGGCCCAAACTTTATAGTTAAATCTTACCAAGGGTATGACATTAACGGTTATACGTTCTACACCAAAGATCAAGATCTAAAAAGTACAATGCAGAATAGTGGAGTTACAATAATAGCATCAGCCACCGAATTCGATAGAGTAGATCATAATATAATGAGACAAATCGCCAACAATTCTTATTACGGTGTTATACAAGAAATTTGGGAATTGGACTACTATGATTTCATTATTCCTGTGTTCAAATGTAAGTGGGTGAATAACCGTACAAGTGTTAGAGTTGATAAATATGGTTTTACACTTGTTGACCTTACAAGTAATGGCTATGCATCTGAGCCATTCGTTCTTGCTAGACATGTTACACAAGTGTTCTATGTCAATGACCCGAGCAAACCAACACACCACATCGTATTACAAGGTAAACGACGGATTCTTGGGGTTGATAACGTCGTTGACGAGGAAGAATATGACCATTTTGATGATCTACCACCATTTTCTGTCGGTATCGAACCGGGTAACTACGATAACATTAATGGCACCCCATACTTACGAACTGACCACACCGATGGGATATATGTTGATTAA
- the LOC118481838 gene encoding uncharacterized protein LOC118481838 yields MASSQESPCHKSSSSQTQDNDTTTDYRPQIEVDPFLQIQPPGYVMQPQGSYMSLLMNVNNLQSASQNSFELHDFNLEINPNPLPEPESAPEFEPEPKPEPAFSDPDVCLALERIKLKPPRIQELVDQLQIGIGKNHYIRVDSPDGMYPRPIYENILYSDLLNMLLEGWLDVTILHWFAMHFFESPNSRCAFFNPNKVTGSRCRTLFEDVKKHVKEIRELHSKKVFYLAPYLAR; encoded by the exons ATGGCATCGAGTCAGGAATCACCTTGTCATAAAAGTTCCTCATCGCAAACACAAGACAATGACACCACGACAGATTATCGTCCACAG aTTGAAGTCGATCCATTTCTACAAATCCAACCTCCGGGATATGTGATGCAACCTCAAGGCAGTTATATGAGTTTG tTAATGAATGTGAACAACCTACAAAGTGCTTCACAAAATTCATTTGAGTTGCATGATTTCAATCTTGAGATAAATCCTAATCCCCTCCCCGAGCCGGAGTCGGCTCCCGAATTCGAGCCTGAACCCAAGCCCGAGCCTGCATTTAGTGATCCTGATGTATGTCTGGCCTTGGAAAGGATAAAGCTTAAACCTCCACGAATTCAAGAATTAGTTGATCAATTACAAATTGGCATTGGTAAGAACCATTACATTCGGGTCGATTCACCTGACGGGATGTATCCCCGGCCGATTTATGAGAACATATTGTATTCCGATTTGTTAAACATGCTCTTGGAGGGTTGGCTTGATGTCACAATATTACATTGGTTTGCCAT GCATTTCTTTGAGTCGCCCAATTCTAGGTGTGCTTTTTTCAATCCAAACAAAGTCACTGGATCACGGTGTAGAACACTTTTTGAAGACGTCAAAAAACACGTAAAAGAAATACGTGAGCTTCATTCTAAAAAAGTGTTCTACCTTGCACCATACTTAGCTCGGTAA